From a region of the Paenibacillus sp. R14(2021) genome:
- a CDS encoding NADP-dependent malic enzyme, whose protein sequence is MQLRSEALKVHRENKGKLGVCSKVGLKDVRDLSLAYSPGVAEPCKEIFENEKEVYTYTIKGNLVAVVTDGTAVLGLGNIGPQAAMPVMEGKALLFKAFADVDAFPICLNTTDVDEIVAAVKWLEPTFGGINLEDISAPRCFEIEQRLRAELTIPVFHDDQHGTAIVTAAGLVNALKLVNKSLGQIRVVVNGAGAAGIAIVKLLHTMGVEDIILCDTKGTIYKDRPAGMNKIKDEVAQFTNKEQKKGTLADVMRGSDVFIGVSVEGAIDTEMVKSMNTDSIIFAMANPMPEIMPEEAIAAGAKVIGTGRSDFPNQINNVLAFPGIFRGTLDVRASEINEEMKIAAVYAIASLISESELKPEFIIPNPFDPRVAAVVSESVKKAAIESGVARIELSSLMIRGDES, encoded by the coding sequence TTGCAATTACGCAGTGAGGCCTTGAAAGTTCATAGGGAGAACAAGGGAAAATTGGGCGTATGTTCGAAGGTGGGGCTTAAGGACGTGCGTGATTTGAGTCTGGCCTATTCTCCTGGTGTAGCTGAGCCCTGTAAAGAAATTTTTGAGAACGAAAAGGAAGTGTATACGTACACGATCAAAGGGAATCTGGTAGCAGTCGTAACGGATGGAACAGCCGTGCTTGGCTTGGGTAACATTGGTCCGCAGGCGGCCATGCCGGTCATGGAGGGGAAAGCACTGCTGTTCAAGGCTTTTGCCGACGTTGATGCTTTTCCTATTTGCCTGAACACCACAGATGTGGATGAAATCGTAGCTGCTGTTAAATGGCTTGAGCCTACGTTTGGGGGCATAAACCTAGAGGATATTTCGGCCCCGCGCTGTTTTGAGATCGAACAAAGATTGCGAGCAGAACTTACTATTCCTGTGTTTCACGATGACCAGCACGGGACAGCGATTGTAACAGCCGCAGGATTAGTAAACGCTCTGAAGCTCGTGAATAAATCCTTGGGTCAGATCCGTGTGGTCGTTAACGGAGCTGGAGCTGCTGGTATTGCCATCGTTAAGCTGCTTCATACGATGGGCGTAGAAGACATTATTCTTTGCGATACGAAGGGAACTATCTATAAAGATCGCCCCGCTGGAATGAACAAAATTAAAGATGAAGTGGCTCAATTTACAAATAAAGAGCAAAAAAAAGGAACGCTGGCAGATGTAATGCGAGGCTCCGATGTATTTATAGGCGTGTCGGTCGAAGGAGCTATTGACACCGAAATGGTGAAATCTATGAACACGGATTCGATTATATTTGCCATGGCCAATCCCATGCCGGAAATTATGCCGGAAGAAGCCATAGCAGCCGGTGCAAAAGTGATCGGAACAGGCCGCTCGGATTTTCCGAATCAGATCAACAACGTCCTCGCTTTTCCGGGAATATTTCGAGGAACGCTGGATGTCCGCGCATCGGAGATCAATGAAGAGATGAAAATAGCAGCTGTGTATGCCATAGCATCCTTGATCTCCGAAAGCGAGCTGAAGCCGGAATTTATTATTCCAAATCCATTTGATCCTAGAGTGGCAGCGGTAGTCTCCGAGAGCGTCAAGAAAGCAGCTATCGAAAGCGGTGTTGCTCGTATTGAATTGTCTAGCCTTATGATTAGGGGAGATGAATCGTGA